A stretch of the uncultured Bacteroides sp. genome encodes the following:
- a CDS encoding DUF349 domain-containing protein, whose amino-acid sequence MMDTQDTNLPQEEGKLEEDKNVPEVSEVKAEETPEETTEVNTSTALQSKQEVIDRLKEIAEDTENAHKQELDSLKQTFYKIHKIEQDAAKKSFVEEGGNEDSFVPVTDTYENEFKSIMATIKEKRSAFNAELEKQKEENLLSKLGIIEKLKELVNYPEDVNKAYNDFKKLQQEWNEIKQVPQAKVNELWKNYQVYVEKFYDIIKINNEFRDYDFKKNLEIKSKLCEAAERLANEPDVVSAFHQLQKLHQEFRDTGPVAKELRDEIWARFKTASTEVNRRHQQHFESLKEVEQRNLDEKTVICEIVESTEYGVLNSFTAWESKTQEIIALQTKWKTIGFAPQKMNIKIFERFRAACDEFFKKKGEFFKSIKEGMNENLEKKKALCEQVEALKDSTDWKETSDALTKLQKEWKTVGPVSKKYSDQIWKRFIDACDFFFDQKNKATSSLRSVEVENMQKKKALIEKLNAIDENMEANEASNLVRETIKEWNTIGHVPFKEKDKLYKQFHELVDKLFDRLNVNAANRKLNNFKSNISSVSGQGEKGGMQTLYREREKLVRAYEAMKNEIKTYENNLGFLSSSSKKGNSLVTELNRKVEKLKADLELTLEKIKVIDESAKQ is encoded by the coding sequence ATGATGGACACTCAAGACACTAATCTACCTCAAGAAGAAGGGAAATTAGAAGAAGACAAGAATGTTCCCGAGGTTTCAGAAGTGAAAGCTGAAGAAACTCCAGAGGAAACTACCGAAGTAAACACATCGACTGCACTGCAGTCAAAACAGGAAGTAATTGACAGGCTTAAAGAGATTGCCGAAGATACGGAAAATGCTCATAAGCAAGAACTAGATTCCCTTAAGCAAACTTTCTACAAAATCCATAAAATAGAACAAGACGCTGCAAAGAAAAGCTTTGTAGAAGAAGGTGGAAACGAAGATTCATTTGTTCCGGTAACGGACACTTATGAAAATGAGTTTAAGTCTATAATGGCCACTATCAAAGAAAAAAGAAGTGCGTTTAATGCAGAACTTGAAAAGCAAAAAGAAGAAAACCTACTATCAAAGCTCGGTATCATTGAAAAGCTTAAAGAGCTGGTCAATTATCCTGAAGATGTAAATAAAGCTTATAATGACTTCAAGAAACTTCAGCAGGAATGGAACGAGATAAAGCAGGTTCCTCAAGCTAAAGTAAATGAATTATGGAAGAATTATCAGGTTTATGTAGAGAAGTTCTACGATATAATTAAAATAAACAACGAATTCAGAGATTACGATTTCAAGAAAAACCTTGAAATTAAATCAAAACTTTGCGAGGCTGCAGAAAGATTGGCAAATGAACCGGACGTAGTCTCCGCATTTCACCAATTGCAAAAGCTACATCAGGAATTCCGTGATACAGGTCCTGTAGCAAAAGAACTTCGTGATGAAATATGGGCGCGTTTTAAAACAGCCTCTACTGAAGTTAATCGCCGTCACCAACAGCATTTTGAGTCCTTAAAGGAAGTAGAACAACGAAATCTGGATGAGAAAACTGTTATTTGCGAAATTGTTGAATCTACAGAATATGGAGTATTGAACTCCTTTACTGCATGGGAAAGCAAAACTCAGGAAATTATTGCACTCCAGACTAAATGGAAAACCATTGGTTTCGCTCCACAAAAAATGAACATAAAGATTTTCGAAAGATTCCGTGCTGCTTGCGATGAATTCTTCAAGAAAAAAGGAGAATTCTTTAAGAGTATAAAGGAAGGAATGAATGAGAATCTGGAAAAGAAAAAGGCGCTTTGCGAACAAGTGGAAGCACTTAAAGATAGCACTGACTGGAAAGAGACTTCTGATGCTCTGACTAAGCTTCAGAAAGAATGGAAAACCGTTGGTCCTGTGTCCAAGAAGTATTCTGACCAAATATGGAAACGTTTTATCGATGCTTGTGATTTCTTCTTCGATCAGAAAAACAAAGCAACTTCTTCACTTCGCTCCGTAGAAGTTGAAAATATGCAGAAAAAGAAAGCACTCATTGAGAAATTGAATGCTATTGACGAAAACATGGAAGCTAACGAAGCCAGTAATCTGGTTCGTGAAACTATTAAAGAATGGAACACCATTGGCCATGTGCCGTTCAAGGAAAAAGACAAACTTTACAAGCAATTCCACGAATTAGTTGATAAGCTGTTTGATCGTCTTAATGTAAATGCAGCCAATAGAAAACTGAATAATTTCAAATCTAATATCAGTAGTGTTAGCGGTCAAGGCGAAAAAGGTGGAATGCAAACACTTTATCGTGAACGCGAAAAACTTGTTCGTGCTTATGAAGCAATGAAGAACGAGATAAAAACATACGAAAACAACCTTGGATTCCTCTCTTCCTCATCGAAAAAAGGAAATAGTTTGGTTACTGAGCTAAACAGAAAAGTAGAAAAGCTAAAAGCTGATCTGGAACTTACTCTGGAAAAGATTAAAGTTATTGATGAGTCTGCAAAACAATAA
- the rsmA gene encoding 16S rRNA (adenine(1518)-N(6)/adenine(1519)-N(6))-dimethyltransferase RsmA translates to MRVVKPKKFLGQHFLKDLKIAQDIADTVDAVPELPVLEVGPGMGVLTQFLVKKERPVKVVEVDFESVAYLREAYPSLEDHIIEDDFLKMNLDRVFGGNQFVLTGNYPYNISSQIFFKMLENKDLVPCCTGMIQKEVAERIAAGPGSKTYGILSVLIQAWYHVEYLFTVSETVFNPPPKVKSAVIRMTRNETKELGCNEKLFKLVVKTTFNQRRKTLRNSIKPILGKDCPLCQDILFNKRPEQLSVAEFINLTNNVEKALAEQQEKITE, encoded by the coding sequence ATGAGAGTAGTAAAACCAAAGAAATTCCTCGGACAACATTTCCTGAAGGACCTGAAGATAGCACAAGATATTGCAGATACGGTAGATGCCGTACCTGAACTTCCGGTATTAGAAGTAGGGCCAGGTATGGGTGTTCTCACTCAATTTCTGGTAAAAAAGGAAAGACCTGTTAAGGTTGTAGAAGTAGACTTTGAATCAGTAGCATATCTTCGTGAGGCTTATCCGTCACTGGAAGATCATATTATTGAAGATGATTTTCTAAAAATGAATCTTGATAGAGTATTCGGGGGAAATCAGTTTGTGCTGACGGGTAATTACCCATACAACATATCAAGCCAGATATTCTTCAAAATGCTTGAGAACAAGGATCTTGTTCCCTGTTGCACAGGTATGATTCAAAAAGAGGTTGCAGAAAGAATCGCTGCCGGTCCCGGGAGTAAAACATACGGTATTCTGAGTGTACTTATTCAGGCATGGTATCATGTGGAATATCTCTTCACAGTAAGTGAAACGGTATTCAACCCACCTCCTAAAGTAAAGAGTGCCGTAATAAGGATGACACGCAATGAAACCAAGGAACTTGGTTGTAATGAAAAACTTTTCAAACTAGTGGTAAAAACCACTTTTAATCAGCGCAGAAAAACTTTAAGAAATTCTATCAAACCAATACTAGGGAAAGATTGCCCTCTTTGCCAAGATATATTATTCAACAAACGTCCAGAACAACTTTCTGTTGCCGAATTTATTAATCTGACAAATAACGTTGAGAAAGCTTTGGCTGAGCAACAGGAAAAGATTACTGAATAA
- a CDS encoding lysylphosphatidylglycerol synthase transmembrane domain-containing protein, translating to MGTPPFKKIIKKTFQIALPLILGGFILIWVYRDFDFSKVGHVLFHEMNYWWMLVSLVFGVFSHVFRGWRWKQTLEPLDAYPKSSNCVNAIFISYAANLVLPRVGEVSRCTILSKYDGVSFSKSLGTVVTERIIDSIMVVAITGTTLVLQLGIFKSFFAKTGTNLDSIGQIFLSPEFYIITLCVIGVCILLYKLMRLLSFFEKVKGIALNVWEGILTLKHVKNMPLFILYTFLIWFCYFMEFYLTFFCFGFSSNLSFMAGLVMFAAGSVAVVVPTPNGAGPWHFAIISMMVLYGVNVTDAGIFALIKHGIQTLLLILLGIYGLVALPFTNKN from the coding sequence TTGGGAACACCTCCGTTTAAAAAGATAATAAAAAAGACATTTCAAATAGCTTTACCGCTCATCTTAGGCGGTTTTATATTAATTTGGGTCTATCGGGACTTTGACTTTTCTAAAGTGGGTCATGTCCTTTTTCATGAGATGAACTATTGGTGGATGTTAGTTTCACTTGTGTTTGGTGTATTCAGCCACGTTTTCCGTGGATGGAGATGGAAGCAAACCTTGGAACCTCTTGATGCTTATCCTAAATCCAGCAATTGCGTGAATGCTATATTCATTTCTTATGCGGCAAATTTAGTGTTGCCCCGTGTAGGTGAAGTTTCCAGATGCACAATACTTTCCAAGTATGACGGTGTATCTTTCTCCAAATCTTTAGGTACGGTTGTTACCGAACGAATTATTGATTCAATAATGGTGGTGGCTATTACAGGAACAACTTTAGTCCTTCAGCTGGGTATATTTAAAAGTTTTTTTGCCAAGACCGGAACCAATCTTGATTCTATAGGGCAGATATTCCTTTCACCGGAGTTCTACATTATCACATTGTGTGTAATTGGTGTATGTATATTGCTTTATAAGCTCATGCGATTACTTTCATTCTTTGAAAAAGTAAAAGGAATTGCGCTGAATGTTTGGGAAGGCATATTAACGCTGAAGCATGTTAAAAATATGCCTCTTTTTATCTTGTATACATTCCTTATCTGGTTCTGTTATTTTATGGAATTTTATCTGACATTCTTTTGTTTCGGTTTCTCTTCGAACTTAAGTTTTATGGCCGGATTGGTAATGTTTGCAGCGGGAAGTGTGGCAGTAGTTGTTCCAACGCCTAATGGTGCCGGACCGTGGCACTTTGCGATAATTTCCATGATGGTGCTTTACGGAGTTAATGTAACCGATGCGGGAATATTTGCCTTAATTAAACATGGAATACAAACATTATTATTAATTTTGCTAGGTATATATGGGTTAGTAGCCCTGCCTTTTACAAATAAAAATTAA
- a CDS encoding aminoacyl-histidine dipeptidase has protein sequence MKTIQSLAPEAVWKHFYSLTRIPRPSGFMKPVTEFLLNFGKSLNLESFTDEIGNVIIRKPATPGMENRKGVILQAHMDMVPQKNNDTAHDFEKDPIETYIDGDWVKAKGTTLGADDGMGVAAIMAVLEDKTLKHGPLEALITVDEETGMFGAFALKKESIQGEILLNLDSEDEGELYIGCAGGEDVTATFQYKEVPAEDGDIAVKITLKGLRGGHSGLEINQGRANANKLMVRFLREAVASYEARLAIFEGGNMRNAIPREAHVIVTIPSENEEELVDLVQYCENMFNEEFAGIEEKISFKAEKTDLPKGLVPEEIQDDIINSIFACQNGVLRNIPSIPDTVETSSNLAIVKVKDGVAEVKILARSASDSMKEYLTTSIECCFNMAGAKVEMSGAYSGWQPDVNSPILHAMKASYKAQFGEEPAVKVIHAGLECGIIGANIPGLDMISFGPTLRSPHSPDERVYIPSVKKFYEFLVATLEQTPVKE, from the coding sequence ATGAAAACAATTCAATCATTGGCTCCCGAAGCAGTATGGAAGCATTTCTACTCATTAACCAGAATTCCACGTCCTTCTGGCTTTATGAAACCTGTAACCGAGTTTTTGTTAAACTTCGGAAAGAGTTTAAATCTGGAATCATTTACTGATGAGATTGGTAATGTCATTATAAGAAAGCCGGCTACCCCGGGAATGGAAAATCGCAAGGGAGTTATCCTTCAGGCACACATGGATATGGTTCCTCAGAAGAATAACGACACTGCTCATGACTTTGAGAAAGATCCTATTGAGACCTATATTGATGGCGATTGGGTAAAAGCAAAAGGTACTACACTTGGTGCTGATGACGGAATGGGTGTTGCAGCAATAATGGCTGTTCTTGAAGATAAGACCCTGAAACATGGCCCGCTGGAAGCATTGATTACTGTTGACGAAGAGACTGGTATGTTTGGTGCTTTTGCTTTGAAGAAAGAGAGTATTCAAGGAGAGATCCTTTTGAATCTGGATTCTGAAGACGAAGGCGAACTTTACATTGGCTGTGCTGGTGGCGAAGATGTTACTGCAACTTTCCAATATAAAGAGGTTCCTGCAGAAGATGGCGACATTGCTGTAAAAATTACCTTGAAAGGGTTGCGCGGTGGACACTCTGGTTTGGAAATTAATCAGGGACGTGCTAATGCAAATAAACTAATGGTTCGTTTCCTTCGCGAGGCAGTTGCCAGTTATGAGGCCAGACTTGCCATCTTTGAAGGTGGAAACATGCGCAATGCTATTCCACGTGAAGCACACGTTATAGTAACAATTCCTTCTGAAAACGAGGAAGAACTGGTAGACTTAGTGCAATACTGCGAAAACATGTTTAATGAAGAGTTTGCAGGAATCGAGGAAAAGATTAGTTTCAAAGCTGAAAAAACAGACTTACCAAAAGGACTTGTTCCAGAAGAAATACAGGATGATATCATCAACTCCATCTTTGCTTGTCAGAATGGTGTATTGAGAAATATTCCTTCTATTCCTGATACAGTAGAAACATCTTCAAACCTTGCAATTGTTAAGGTTAAAGATGGCGTTGCAGAAGTGAAGATTCTTGCTAGAAGTGCTTCCGATTCTATGAAAGAATACCTCACTACCAGTATTGAATGCTGTTTCAACATGGCAGGAGCCAAGGTAGAAATGTCAGGCGCTTACTCAGGATGGCAGCCAGACGTGAATTCTCCTATTCTTCATGCCATGAAAGCTTCTTATAAAGCTCAGTTTGGCGAAGAACCTGCGGTGAAAGTGATCCATGCCGGACTGGAATGTGGCATCATTGGTGCTAATATTCCAGGATTGGATATGATTTCTTTTGGTCCAACATTGCGCTCTCCTCACTCACCAGACGAACGTGTTTATATTCCATCAGTAAAGAAATTCTATGAATTCCTTGTTGCAACATTGGAACAAACACCAGTCAAAGAGTAA